The following nucleotide sequence is from Cottoperca gobio chromosome 20, fCotGob3.1, whole genome shotgun sequence.
GGATCATCACAACAGGTCCCGTCCATTACATTTTTCCCCTCGGGACAATGGCCGCAGCTCGCCCTATTCACACTTACTACACACACGGATCCCACCAAGCAGAGCACGGAGTCAACACTGTAGTACGCGTGGAAGGGCGAACGGCTGGATATGTAAATGTGGGTATTTATCAAAGCGCATATTAATTCTATGTACTCCGGACTATTTTCATCTCCCACGTGGAGTTTTCCTTTCGTTAAGTTGACAAGTTTTTCTCCGCTGACGCCGATCTTTACGTGCGTAAAGCTGTGCGTAATTTGTGCGTAAAGTTGTCCTTCATACGTTGCGGGACAAAATGAAGATATCACTGCATTATTTATGATCCATACAACTTTTATACTGGCAATATGCATACTCTTGCGAAGCAGTCTGTTTTGTAATTGCAGAATCAAAGTGGGGAAATTGCTCTTTCATAGCCGCGCAGCCTTTGTTCGCTGCGACAAAAGAAAGACGACTGTATATCTGGATAAACTTTTTAGGACTTTTATTGTACAATCATCTTTGCATAACAACTATTTTTCACAAACGTTGCCTGAGGCACTGCGCATGCGCGCTGGCTGCTTGCTGTCACTAAGACATTTTTCTTCACGTTGGAAACTGTCACTGGTGACGTCAATCACCGAGCTCTGACCAATTAGAGCGCAGGGTGATTGTTTAGCTCCACGGGCTGCAGCGCCTACCATGAATCTCTATTCAGTATCAAAGCGTCCTGCTGCTGCCTCTCAACCGAATGGGATTCCATGTAGTCTGCAGATAGACTTAACTTTATaaagtcttttttctttatttttcactgcgattaaaatatatttgtcatcatcattattattttgcCTGCTGTCAAGTTATTCTAAAATTAGGAAGTAATGAGCGTGGATGCATTGGGAAGCCCCGTGATGGACCCTACGTTTTCCAAACGGAACACGGCGCTGAGATTAGTTGACTTGGCAGGGgctcaccaccatcaccatcatcaccaccatacCCCTCAGAGCGTGACAGGCTTCCCGGGGTTCAGCAGCCATCCACACTCAATGGCTCACTCGCACCCTGGGGAGATTACTGCGGAACCCCGCCTGGGGCCGAGTCCATTCGGGCCAGAACACATGGGGCACTCCGCGGCCCTCAAAATCAGCCCAGCCCATCATTAtccccaccaccatcaccaccaccacaatCATCATATGGCAGGCCACAGTGAAGTGGTCTCCAGTCAAACGGGAGCTTTTGGCCCGGTTCAGGCGACATCGGTGCCCTATTCTATGTCTCACACGGCCCAGGCTTTGTCCGCAGGTAGGGATTTCCTCATCCGGAGAGATCTGACAGCTCAAGCCATGCCGGTACTGACTGACCAGACTGCTGGTTCAGCCTCTCACCACGGAATGTTTGTCTCAACAACAGGTAGCTATCCCGGACACTATGGTCATCACCCTGACGCTGGGAACCATAGCCTCTTCTCCGGACTCCATCACGACCAGTCTTCTAGCGGATCACCGGGTGGCCAAGCGTTGAATGGACAAATAAGGTTAGGACTACCTGGAGAAATGTACGTTAGGTCTGATCACTTGAGTCAAGTGACAAGCTCCAGGGCTGATCCGTTCTCCGCCTCGCCGTTGCATGGCTACGGTGGTCTGAATCTGAACATGAATCTCAGcgctcaccaccaccaccaccaccacggAGCCGGTGCCTTTTTCCGTTACATGAGACAGCCGATAAAGCAAGAGCTGATTTGCAAGTGGCTGGAGCCGGAGCTATCGCAGAAGAAACTTTGCTCCAAAACTTACAGCACCATGCACGAACTTGTAACGCATGTGACGGTGGAGCACGTCGGAGGACCGGAGCAGGCGAACCATATATGTTTTTGGGAAGAGTGTCCGCGCGAAGGCAAACCATTTAAAGCCAAGTACAAACTTGTAAATCACATTCGAGTGCACACCGGGGAGAAACCGTTTCCATGTCCATTCCCTGGCTGTGGGAAAGTGTTTGCAAGATCCGAGAATCTTAAGATTCATAAAAGGACGCATACAGGTCAGTAACTACACATTCATCAAATTAAACGTTGTAGAAATGTACtataatgtgtaaaataacattGTCAGGTTGCATGTTGAAATACGAAAATAGGCATTGCATAATATCCAGATGTGTTGTTAGTGATGCATCATTTTCAggttgattttattattatttaatttccttgattttacacatttaaaaatatcctCTGATAAAACATGGAAATTAATCgatctgtgcgtgtgtgtgtgtgtgtgtgtgtgtgtgtgtgtgtgtgtgtgtgtgtgtgtgtgtgtgtgtgtgtgtgtgagtgtgtgtacgtcAACATGCAACAGCTACTGCCCACCTGTTTGTTATGAGGTGCTTCAGTGCTTGCAAGTTTTGCAAAGGCTGAGCTTTGGGATTATGGTACAGCTCACTCAGGCGTTTGATGGTTCAACCTCTTGTTTACACCACAGCACAAAGACTGAGGCCCACGTCAGCTCCTGTCCATGTAGTTTAGTGCATGCCAGACATGAGTGGAAAGTTGCATCTTCATGTTCAGTGTAGCTGATATGATGAtgaggatgttttgtttttccagccACTTGTTGCTCTGTTTATTAGCTGTGTTATGCCTGTTCCTTTAAATCaaccactaataataataataataataataataataatagtagttgGTTTGCAGTAGCACAATTAAAGCTACAACAAATGgagttgttttatttaatatgtatgtattataggATTTGAAGCCTTACATAAGCTTTGTTTTCCGGAGTGATATGTATGCATGGTGAAATAATACGCCTGCTATTGGAATGATGAGCTCTTATAGCCTTTAGCCAAAGCAACAAGTTGACAAGTGCAGACGGATGAAATAATTCACCAACAGGTTGGCAGAGCTGACACAGTTTAGAATGACTGATGTGTGTACAACGCAACTCTCGGCAGCAGCAGCCCCgatttaactttttaaaaaaacatttaatggtACAATATGGCTGCTCGCCTCTGTGACCCAGTGACGTGCTATGGAGCTAGTGAGGGGAAAATAAGGCCTCAAAATGTCGAGTCAGACTTGTAAATGAAGACAATGACTACATTCCTTTTTCTCGGTGGCTGCATGGCACTCCCCCTCTGCTCCATTTCTGCTCCCTATGTATTATTCATATAATTTGCTCACATTACCTAAGTACAAATCTGTTAAattatttctgtgtgttgactCCCAAGGGGCCTGGTCTTTGGTATCATGTTTAAAATCTATCCGAAAGTGTGGTTATGACTGGGGCTGCCCCTGGGGTCTGTTCCTCGACGGTTTCTTGTACTACGCTAATATCCTTGATTGGCTCTCTCAACCCAACAGCTGAAGGTCAAATTGATATTCAACCCGCAAGTGTAATTAGACAGAGGCAATTACATATTCTCAAAAGCTTTAATCGGAGGAGAAAAATCAGCAGTGGATGATTTCCGTGTAATTTAttcactgtcttttttttttttttgccttgtCATAATCAGGTAGAAATACTTGTTATTGAGACGCAAAATGAGAGCCAGTCCATAACCATTTGCAGGATTCAAATAGCAGACATGCTGCGTTAGCACACAGTAGGTGTAGCCTGGCTGTGGCAATACTttcatttatcattattttcagtgtgttttaGGCCTGCTATGTCTGTGCTCATAGCTTGTCTGTTTTGACGTATGCCTTGATGCATGTAGACGCCAGGTATAGACCCAGGACAGTGGGGGTTCAGCCCTCCTGTTTACACCAGACTGAGACTCATGGCAGGTCTGACCAAGTAGGACacacttttttaaaaatacacGTGTGGGCGAACAAGTGTGTTTgctataaatacaaaatgtgtgcatatacaaatatatttgtaacaATAAAAAATCAAAGTGGCTGTAATTGGAGCAGCtttatttgattcattttttgaaacatttttttcagGTCACACATTTGAGCCCATGTATGCACATGAAGTGGTGTTAGCCACATTGTAATAATATTACAACAGTGGATAATTGTCTCAAGTACTATTCAGCTGCTACAAGTTGGAATATTGtcttataatataaatgaataaataacatcACATAtcaagtttttaaatgtgtaattgtatatgtgatttgtatttgattgtgtCACCATCACTGTTAACAGGTGAGAAGCCCTTCAAATGTGAGTTTGACGGCTGCGACAGACGCTTCGCCAACAGCAGTGACCGGAAAAAGCACTCCCACGTCCACACCAGCGATAAGCCCTACAACTGCAAAGTGAGAGGCTGCGATAAGTCCTACACACACCCGAGCTCCCTGAGGAAACACATGAAGGTGCACTGCAAGTCCCCCCCGCCCAGTTCAGGCTACGAATCATCCACCCCGTCCCTGGTCTCCCCCTCCTCAGACTTGGGCCGGGAGCCAGGAGGCTCCTCGGTGCTGTCGGAGCCGATGGGAGCCTCCCAGCCCGCGAATTTAAGTGAATGGTACGTGTGCCACAGTTCAGGTGCCAGCGGCGCCCAAACACCGCCCAGCGGGCCCTCCACGCCCGACCCAACAGACGAGTCACCTTACAGAAACCCGGAACCGAGAGACGCGTTTTAATCCAATTGGACTCAAACACGATGCCATAAGTGACATAACACATTTTCAGAAGCCTAACTATTAAAAATGGTTTGGCCTCGGTGCCTATATGCCTGTGAAGGCCCACATGGTCCCCTTTTGGATGAGCCACCAAACAAGACACCCAGAGCCAAGAGACGCATTTTAACCACATTGGAAGGAAAACAGTGCAAACCTTAAAGACGTGCTAATTTCCACGcacaataaaaagaatatattttgaaaCCTCAGCTGTTTAAAATGGTTGGCTCTGTGCCTATACGCCCACTGGTCCACTTGTAGAGAGAGTCGTGTAAATCCGTTAGACTATGTGGTACAGTGTTGTAGGCTAGGCATGTTGTTGTacaattattttgtaaattcGAGTTTTGActtcaatatgtttttatttatttttcaatctgATATTGAAGGATTTTGTATTATCGAACCAAAGTGCATGTTTTTAATTAGGGCAAAAGTGTACATTTGTAAATTTTGTAAGTTTCGATGTGTTGATGTTGATCGTTTGGTGAGGATCTGTCTCCAAGCAGCTTCTCACACTTTACTGCAGTTATTTGTACAAACGGTTTTATGTTTACAGCATTATTTCCCCCCCATTTGTGCAGAGGGTCAACAATTGAACTGTTTCATAAGCCTGCAGTATTTGATATACGACCGTgaaattataaatgttttatcaaagTGGGCATTTTGTGATTTTGTATCATTGTcgtcattatatatttttttctttttgaatatcTGAAAACGAGCGGCACTCAACCGAATTGCCTTGTAATTTGTGAGTATTTTGAATAAATCTTGTATGACTAAAGTGGAAACTGCTGAGCCATTCGGGTCTATATGGAATTTACAGTCGGTTATCAATTATCTGTAAAGTTTTCTGTTCTTGTTTATGTCgccaaaaaataatatttcaattaaaaaaaacaaaaacagttgcCTGCTTTACACACAGGTTGTAGGAAATCCACAGATTCTGAAAAAAAACTGCTAAAACTCAAAGAAATAAAATGGAACGAAAGGTCCTTTAcagcatatttaaatatgttattattaaatgtttttcggtttaaaaaaaattaaattaaattgcgCTCCACTCCAGTGTTAAATCTCACTTTCTCAGCTGAGCTGTGGTTCGATGCAGACGTGGGGCAGAGTTTGATGAAGGAGCTACAATATTCTGATCCAGACTTCAAAGAGCATTTTGTACAAAGAGCCATTTTTTTTTCACGACGGTGAATCCTCATGGTGAATTAAGATTTCTATAGCAATAGCCAAGTCAAACTCAAATGATATGGGGCCAAGTCCGTGGACTCAAAGCCCGCTCTAAAGAATGTAATATTTGCTTCCCATGGGGTAGGAAACGGTAATCTATGTCCTTTATATTGCAGACGAGGGCAgtataaagaagaagaatatattCTTTTGCTCCGGGCCTACTTTACGACAATCAAAGGAGAAGCCGCTAAAAAACGCAGTTGTCCCAGACCATAATAGACTTGCATTGTAAGAGGCACGAACTGCTCAAAGGATAAATTCAACCATAATCATATTTCAGACTCTGTACATGAAATATGTAAAACCATAAAAGCTTGCTTGCTTAATGAtcaaagataataaaagaagtttaaattaattatttcagCTTTGAGCACTCtttgcagattttttttttttttttaatagtgtaaaataaataagctAAAAAGGAGTGAAAACATGCAGCTGACCAGAAACCTGAAGAGCTCTGTGGTGCTGGGAAAACTTTTTAGCCGAGGGGGAAGTTTTACTACCGGCCTTGACTAACGCAGAAGTGGGTGGAAACAACACAAGCTACAACTCTCTGATACGTTTATATAGAGTTTGGTTAAGTGCATGACAGTTTGCTCTGTGGAAGAGGCCCAGctcaaagaaaaagaataaacacTAAACCAACCAAATAGAAGAAGATCATCATGCCTCTTTTGGCTCCAGCTCTTGTGcgtaaagagaaaagagaagaaaaaaacaagatagtTGGATCTCAATTGAGAGCGGGAGTGTTTGAAGTGGAAGTTGATATCAGAGGGATTCTTCTAGGTCGTCTGAACGACGTTGATGACACGGAAAGCCTTTTGTCACCGATTTGTTGGGCTCCTCTCTATTGGGCTCCTCTCTATTGGGCCGTCTAAAGCTTTTAGTTCCAGTCGTCAAAATGGACAAGAACTAACTGAGTCGcgtaaaaacattttccattcaGCGCTGGAAGTGGAGGATaggcaacatttaaaaagcGTTGTTTCATGAAGGAAAAGAAGCGAGACTTAAAAACATGAGGTCCcttctgtcattttttttttgctccagCCAAAGAATTTCTGAATTTGATCTTTGCTGCAGGCACAGATCAAAGGGAAAGGGCCTTGAACTCATTTAAGGAGAAATAAAATGAGTGCTGCAGTCTGCTCTGCAACTCTCCAGTGACCTCTACGCCTAATAATGTATGAATTTTACCAAATACAAACACTCTGTCTTCAATCAGAAAGGAGGCTGGCACAAGTAACTCGGATCCAAAAGAGTTTGAGGAGAGTGTTTTAGTGAACTGCGCCGTACCAGAGCAGAGACGCAATGTGaatactgtttgtttttattgtacaaGTTAAATTCCCGGCGTGCAGACACTGGATCCCACAGGCAGTGGGACTCTGAGAGACAATCTTTAACAACTCATCCCGTTGGGTTCACTCATCGGGGCTTCCTACCTTCTACTGAGCCACAACCTCTGATCTGATACCAGCGCTGGGGTCAGGAATCaagaacaggtgtgtgtgtgtgtgtgtgtgtgtgtgtgtgtgtgtgtgtgtgtgtgtgtgtgtgtgtgtgtgtgtgtgtgtgtgtgtgtgtgtgtgtaaatgtagaCATATTAATTGTAGAATAgattatgttaaaaaaaaaaaaaaaaaacgaagtGGGAGGTTTTTTGAACTTCCAAAGcgcaacaaaaaagaaaatgaatccaTTTCGCTCCTCACAAGgccctctctccacctctgctgCATCTTAAGGCTCATTTGAGTGTGAAATATCATTTCTTTGGAAAATAATAGAGGCGGTAATCCTACTTCCGGAAACTGTCCGGCATTATTGAACAAAACCCTTTTAATAGGGGGATTAGCAGTCTAGGAGTaaaagcacccccccccccccccccccacacaccctcTCCCCTCCAACCCTTATCACTCCCCCTTTCCTCCACGCCCACCCCACGCTCCAACACCACCATCAGCACCTCCAACACCGACCAGGTCATAATTATCAGGAATGAAGTGGCCGAAATTGGCATGGAAAATAAAGAGCACGCGGCAGAGACAGGTGCAGAGCAGCCACCAggacagagcaggacagaggTGTTATAATAGAGCTGGCATCCTGGAAACACTGATCCAACACTATTTATTATAgtcaataaatacatattttagatGTATTAAATATAGCTacaaatatctctctctctctctctttaaaaaaaaaataatctaaatattatTATAGGATCATTCGGCTTTTTCATCGTTAAGGAGCATTCCACTTTATTCCTCAGACTTTGATGGAGTGTGCAGAAGAGAGGTCAAAAGAGGCAAACTACGCACACCCACAAGTTAAACACAGCCATAAAGCTTGTCatgaatattgaatattatattctgaTAACGTCCAAGGTTAGTTTCCGGGGGGATTTTACAAGAGCACATGGCTGTGATGTATAGGCTACCACGAGCTTCCGTCAAAACAAGATTTATGGCAACCTTTaaagctaaattaactgtattCCGCATATAAAAAGGTGAGCAAGTAGAGTTAAGGCTTCACCCCTGCGGTCGCTTTTGTATATAGCAGACAAACCTCACATAAGTCACTAtccggagagagagagaaaacagtgtCAGTAAGACCTTATACACCCCCCTACTATCCACCCTACTCCCTACTCCCCATGTTTTAGGATTACCGTCATCCACAGATTTCAGGAAACGaagttattttactttcatAGATGATCGGGCTCCCTCCAATGCGAATCAGCCCCCTAGTAGCCTATAGGCCTGAACACGGGTTTCTAACAACCTCCACATTATATGGCAGAATGCGCCACATACTTCACACCTGCACTCTGAATAGCAGCTTCCTTTCAGTGTATGATACGCCTGTTGGCCTTGGTCTCAATGCAGCTGCATGAATGAATCAGCGACCCGcttattttgtctcttttgatCCAAAGATCTCCTTCTCTGCATTTGATCTCGCAAGTCTGAACTATCTAGTTAGCACGAAGCTATGATGACTTCCTTCATTAATGCAAAAGCGAGTTCGTACGTGCAAGAGGAACTTGTTGCTGCAACTTGAGCAAACCTATACATCTAAATATTGTTGGAGTCTATTCAGATAtgatgtgtgcatgtaaatatGGAGCAGCGCAGCATTTCATGGCGCACTATACCGTCCTGCGTATTTCTGCAGAGTTCTAACATGAgtcattcaaaaatatttatttagaattatTCCACGTGACAACAAACTAGagcaaattatttaaatgatgaaAGTGAATATTAAAAAGCTCTGCCCAACACGGTGTCTTGTAGGCAAACTTCATATTGGTAAAAGTGGGCCATGCATCACGCAGGATAAATGATTGTGAATTTGAGGACTTGCCCTTTGGCGATTGAGTCGATCTTGCGTACTGTAATTTATCATAACTTGAATCCATCATCTTCTGCTGACCCCTGTGTGATCTGAGAGTGTTTGGCGACACTAATATCTGACAAAAAGCAGCGAACAGGTGTGTTTGGGTTCGTGGAAATTCAACccaaaaagaataataattccTACAAAATACAGAAGCGTCCCAGAGGCCTTATGCTTCAAGGTTCAGCCCTGAACACAACGACTCCCTGACTGTGACTTGAGAAGATAGCCAGTGCTGccgaaataaaaataaaataacgaTTATGCTGGAAGTGGTTCACAAACAAGGAAATGAACCGTTTTAGGACAAAAAAACCCTCCTACTGATTTAGCCAAAGCCATAATGGCAAAAGTGCGTTTATACACTCGATAAAGGAGACAGTATATCATCATATATCAAAATAACACATATTAGGACATGCAAATGCTGCCAACATTATGAATCATTGCTTTATCTGCACTATTTCACACGTCAGATGGGAAATATGTTCCGAAGAGACAAGCCAACAGCACAGTTTGAGAAGAAACATAATGCACGTGATCAGTGTAGCAGTATCGAAGACTTTGGGTCATTTCGCCATCTCCCGCAGGAAACACATTATGCCCCTCATATTTACATACTCTTTAATATTTGTCAAACATTCATAAATTACAAACTAATGAAATGTTTGACGGTCCTTGGAGATCAAGCTAATGAAGACATAGACTTTTGCTTTTGACACATCTTTGTTAGGTTTAATACCATTCTCTCTATCACGCTCTATTAACTATTATTATACTTATGTCAGGCCACCGCTGACACGTTACGACATCAGGATCACCTGCTGTAGGTGGGCACGCCATGGGATATAAATGGCCTCCATCTATAGCGCCAGTAGCCTGTATAAAAAGCATTAAATGTTATTGAgactattaaaaaaatatatttttttaaagtgtacaTTTTCCTGCAAAAAAAATCACTGcacaaaaatcattaaaaaaccctgaaatattatactattataaaAAGTACAtcgaaattaaaatgcttttatttgaaatattttttcaaCTTTAAAGAGTTTAAAATTGGATATTTTCCACTTcctgtaagaagaagaagaaaaaaaaacctcaacaaTGTAATGAATGATTTGTTAAAACGGAGATTTTTTTGCAGTGCACGCAGCTTGTGTGACCACTACAACGTCAAGAGGCACTTAAAGGACTGAACCTGTGAAacgaagaaagagagagagagagaaagaggaagaggagggggagataTTAATTATGGAACGGTGTCGCCAGTGTAGAGTTAATTTCCGCTCAGGCCAagcatgtatttattcattcgttcttattatttttctctctctttgaccCAACATTTGCAAATGTTGCACAACGCCGCACACTAAAAACCTCCAGTTGATCAAAACGATACACGAACTTGAAACACTTTGAAATTCAATGAATGGGGAGGTATTGTCACCGCAACAATATAGATCCTTGGAGACGTGTTTATTTGACAGAGTAAATCCCCAGTGTGTCAAGGTTGTCATATTCCCCTCAATGTCCAATGCAAATGCCGCGGCATAATCATATGCAGCAGCATGACGCGTTTATTACTTTGTCAATCATTTTGATACGACAGTATTGAAACAAAGCGAGCCCACGTCCGGTAATAGAATTAAAGAAAAACCCTTTCAGCGGCAGGCAATTTCAATTTGACGTGTAAACCATATGTAGGCTAAAGTCCCTCTCAGACAGGTCAGCGGGTCTTTATCTGTCCGTGAAAGCTTTATTGGCACCGTTCATTTCAGCTGCAacgataataataaatatggtAATAATAGGAATAGTTTTAACGCAATAATTCTTgtgtgaaaaatatattttactttgcaGAGTTTTTAAGAACACAGAAGAATTAAAGGCACTTGATTCtgtccaaagacacacacaaagcgggactttcttttaaattattccTACTTCAGCGCAGAAGGCGCCATGTGAGGCTTATCCTCCTTGTCCATGAGTTAATTCATCAAAAGGAAAAGTTTCAATAAGATTTTTTTCTTGGTTACAATAATAAGTCGACCACTGCGACATTCTTTGAGCCCAGGCTATCTTCATAATACTGATTTGTGTAGCCTAGGAAACTACTCAGACCACTGCAGAACCAAGTCCagaggatttttttttgtccatTTATTTCTCCCAATTCACCATTAAGGCTGGATAAAAAAAATCCTACTAGTAGAGCaacactttttttattctaaggaatatatatactaataataagtaCAACCAGTGCAGGAGAAGACAAGGTAAGTGTCGTTTCCCCTCACATTATtgcacatatataaaaaaaaacgcACATGCGTGAATGATATGTGAGTGTGTTAAGAGCTGTCAGGAAATCAACCTCTGAAACCTTAGCCAACGTTAAGGCTGTCTAATTTCTAGGCATAATTAACTTTATGCTCAAAATCAATTGTTTCCTGTACACAGCCAGGGTCCAGGACGGCAAGCAGTGAGAGGCCTATTTGAGCATGTGAGAAAGCAGGAAGCAGCCTTACCTGCCACTCATTAAGCCCACAAAAACTCAATACAAAGAGGGGGGAAGAAGGATTAGACCTGCTCGTTATACCTGCCGCGCAATTAACACTACTTATTCTTCTAATCCTTCTGTTCTAGAAATAATTGAACttgcaataataatacaaaaacacgCACGGCCCAATGCTTAAATTGtagaaaatgcatattttttGGAGCATGAtaattagaaataataataatactaataatatgtttattataGCAGGAATCCaggcttctctctctttctgggagtgggggaggagagggggggggggggggggggggggttgctttTAAGGAGCCCAAATAATCCTGCTGCTGATTTGTGGAGAATACTCTTCCTCTTAATTTCCTCTGAATCAGGTTGAGAATCagcatcttcctcctccaccataAAGCGGGTAATCACATCCCCTTTAGAAACGGAGGTagctgcaactctttgtccccGTTGTGTTGTAGGTGAATCGGAGCACACTTGAACTGAAAGAGGACTTGACCTTTGCCTTTATGTTTTCCCCAATGTTTGTCTAAATCACAATTGTCTTTTGTGCGGGGACATGCGCTGCCGTGACACGTCCTATTGAGCGGATGGATGTTCGCAGTC
It contains:
- the zic4 gene encoding zinc finger protein ZIC 4 isoform X2, with product MSVDALGSPVMDPTFSKRNTALRLVDLAGAHHHHHHHHHTPQSVTGFPGFSSHPHSMAHSHPGEITAEPRLGPSPFGPEHMGHSAALKISPAHHYPHHHHHHHNHHMAGHSEVVSSQTGAFGPVQATSVPYSMSHTAQALSAGSYPGHYGHHPDAGNHSLFSGLHHDQSSSGSPGGQALNGQIRLGLPGEMYVRSDHLSQVTSSRADPFSASPLHGYGGLNLNMNLSAHHHHHHHGAGAFFRYMRQPIKQELICKWLEPELSQKKLCSKTYSTMHELVTHVTVEHVGGPEQANHICFWEECPREGKPFKAKYKLVNHIRVHTGEKPFPCPFPGCGKVFARSENLKIHKRTHTGEKPFKCEFDGCDRRFANSSDRKKHSHVHTSDKPYNCKVRGCDKSYTHPSSLRKHMKVHCKSPPPSSGYESSTPSLVSPSSDLGREPGGSSVLSEPMGASQPANLSEWYVCHSSGASGAQTPPSGPSTPDPTDESPYRNPEPRDAF
- the zic4 gene encoding zinc finger protein ZIC 4 isoform X1, with the protein product MSVDALGSPVMDPTFSKRNTALRLVDLAGAHHHHHHHHHTPQSVTGFPGFSSHPHSMAHSHPGEITAEPRLGPSPFGPEHMGHSAALKISPAHHYPHHHHHHHNHHMAGHSEVVSSQTGAFGPVQATSVPYSMSHTAQALSAGRDFLIRRDLTAQAMPVLTDQTAGSASHHGMFVSTTGSYPGHYGHHPDAGNHSLFSGLHHDQSSSGSPGGQALNGQIRLGLPGEMYVRSDHLSQVTSSRADPFSASPLHGYGGLNLNMNLSAHHHHHHHGAGAFFRYMRQPIKQELICKWLEPELSQKKLCSKTYSTMHELVTHVTVEHVGGPEQANHICFWEECPREGKPFKAKYKLVNHIRVHTGEKPFPCPFPGCGKVFARSENLKIHKRTHTGEKPFKCEFDGCDRRFANSSDRKKHSHVHTSDKPYNCKVRGCDKSYTHPSSLRKHMKVHCKSPPPSSGYESSTPSLVSPSSDLGREPGGSSVLSEPMGASQPANLSEWYVCHSSGASGAQTPPSGPSTPDPTDESPYRNPEPRDAF